In Tenebrio molitor chromosome 6, icTenMoli1.1, whole genome shotgun sequence, one genomic interval encodes:
- the LOC138133582 gene encoding sterol O-acyltransferase 1-like isoform X4: MLVELTMTSKNQKNNIKPIEKQFKIRNSLLTDAFKNDNNRTVYNLFVLSFLCIYVNQAVRDYLNHGEVLADLKLFKKSLDNVQAALLTWAAHFCMTCLVYLFFKIWAETRNYLRPQYTSLWDWSWLSTTVIYYIFSFVLIAYITTAFQLAFMSTVLVTYQQTVSFLKVHSFIRNNSPKVIGHKIHSDDKLTLPKFSSYFYFLCAPTFLYRDAYPRTEKINWKQACYHLLEAIAAMFVMTFVARTLIIPSVQDFGKVEYTVEKIFLRIIQNTIGGCVYLFAGFVFFLHSTPNLVAELTTFGDRFFYDDWWTCTDYYGWFQKWNTWVKDWLYCYIFKDCRDYIFIGNLVMAKFAVFVFSGVLHEWIASCLFGIFVPVCFLKMIFVAFPVCLLSLPKTAVLNLIFLFSLSFGMSIFCTTYSIEYFAKINAPLENYTFTDYLIPRFLSCIISK, encoded by the exons atGTTAGTAG AACTCACAATGACGTCGAAAAATCAGAAAAACAACATAAA ACCGATcgaaaaacaattcaaaataaGAAATTCACTATTGACCGATGCATTCAAAAACGACAATAACCGCACTGTCTATAACTTGTTCGTGTTATCGTTTCTTTGCATTTATGTAAATCAAGCAGTTCGCGATTATTTAAACCACGGAGA AGTGCTCGCCGATctgaaattgtttaaaaaaagtttggaTAATGTACAAGCTGCGTTGCTAACATGGGCCGCCCACTTTTGTATGACGTGTctggtttatttatttttcaaaatttgggcTGAAACTCGAAATTACCTAAGGC CACAATACACGTCACTCTGGGATTGGTCTTGGCTGTCCACAACAGTAATctattacattttcagtttcgTGCTGATCGCATATATAACAACAGCATTTCAGTTAGCGTTTATGTCAACTGTTCTTGTTACATATCAACAAACTGTATCGTTTTTGAAAGTCCACTCGTTCATCAGAAACAACAGTCCAAAAGTGATCGGACACAAGATTCACAGCGACGATAAACTAACTCTGCCTAAATTTTCCAGTTACTTTTATTTCCTTTGCGCACCCACCTTTCTCTACAGAGACGCTTATCCCCGTACAGAAAAAATCAACTGGAAGCAAGCTTGTTATCACCTTCTTGAGGCCATTGCAGCCATGTTCGTTATGACTTTCGTGGCGAGAACGTTAATTATTCCGTCGGTTCAGGATTTTGGTAAAGTGGAATACAccgtggaaaaaatatttttgcgtATTATCCAAAATACTATTGGTGGTTGTGTATATCTGTTTGCGGGTTTCGTTTTCTTTCTTCATAGTACTCCAAATTTAGTGGCGGAACTGACAACATTTGGAGACAGATTCTTTTATGATGATTGGTGGACTTGCACAGATTATTATGGATGGTTTCAAAAGTGGAATACATGGGTGAAAGATTGGTTGTACTGCTACATTTTTAAAGATTGTAGggattatatttttataggaAATTTGGTAATGGCAAAATTTGCCGTTTTTGTATTTTCCGGAGTCTTACATGAATGGATAGCAAGTTGCCTCTTTGGTATATTTGTTCCTGTTTGTTTTCTGAAAATGATCTTTGTTGCTTTTCCAGTGTGTCTTCTAAGTCTTCCTAAAACTGCAGTTttgaacttaatttttttgttctcaCTTTCATTTGGGATGAGCATTTTTTGCACGACATATAGCATTGAATATTTTGCTAAAATAAACGCCCCACTTGAGAATTATACATTTACCGATTACTTAATTCCAAGGTTTCTTTCATGTataatttcgaaataa
- the LOC138133582 gene encoding sterol O-acyltransferase 1-like isoform X3 — protein sequence MLVELTMTSKNQKNNINRPIEKQFKIRNSLLTDAFKNDNNRTVYNLFVLSFLCIYVNQAVRDYLNHGEVLADLKLFKKSLDNVQAALLTWAAHFCMTCLVYLFFKIWAETRNYLRPQYTSLWDWSWLSTTVIYYIFSFVLIAYITTAFQLAFMSTVLVTYQQTVSFLKVHSFIRNNSPKVIGHKIHSDDKLTLPKFSSYFYFLCAPTFLYRDAYPRTEKINWKQACYHLLEAIAAMFVMTFVARTLIIPSVQDFGKVEYTVEKIFLRIIQNTIGGCVYLFAGFVFFLHSTPNLVAELTTFGDRFFYDDWWTCTDYYGWFQKWNTWVKDWLYCYIFKDCRDYIFIGNLVMAKFAVFVFSGVLHEWIASCLFGIFVPVCFLKMIFVAFPVCLLSLPKTAVLNLIFLFSLSFGMSIFCTTYSIEYFAKINAPLENYTFTDYLIPRFLSCIISK from the exons atGTTAGTAG AACTCACAATGACGTCGAAAAATCAGAAAAACAACATAAA caGACCGATcgaaaaacaattcaaaataaGAAATTCACTATTGACCGATGCATTCAAAAACGACAATAACCGCACTGTCTATAACTTGTTCGTGTTATCGTTTCTTTGCATTTATGTAAATCAAGCAGTTCGCGATTATTTAAACCACGGAGA AGTGCTCGCCGATctgaaattgtttaaaaaaagtttggaTAATGTACAAGCTGCGTTGCTAACATGGGCCGCCCACTTTTGTATGACGTGTctggtttatttatttttcaaaatttgggcTGAAACTCGAAATTACCTAAGGC CACAATACACGTCACTCTGGGATTGGTCTTGGCTGTCCACAACAGTAATctattacattttcagtttcgTGCTGATCGCATATATAACAACAGCATTTCAGTTAGCGTTTATGTCAACTGTTCTTGTTACATATCAACAAACTGTATCGTTTTTGAAAGTCCACTCGTTCATCAGAAACAACAGTCCAAAAGTGATCGGACACAAGATTCACAGCGACGATAAACTAACTCTGCCTAAATTTTCCAGTTACTTTTATTTCCTTTGCGCACCCACCTTTCTCTACAGAGACGCTTATCCCCGTACAGAAAAAATCAACTGGAAGCAAGCTTGTTATCACCTTCTTGAGGCCATTGCAGCCATGTTCGTTATGACTTTCGTGGCGAGAACGTTAATTATTCCGTCGGTTCAGGATTTTGGTAAAGTGGAATACAccgtggaaaaaatatttttgcgtATTATCCAAAATACTATTGGTGGTTGTGTATATCTGTTTGCGGGTTTCGTTTTCTTTCTTCATAGTACTCCAAATTTAGTGGCGGAACTGACAACATTTGGAGACAGATTCTTTTATGATGATTGGTGGACTTGCACAGATTATTATGGATGGTTTCAAAAGTGGAATACATGGGTGAAAGATTGGTTGTACTGCTACATTTTTAAAGATTGTAGggattatatttttataggaAATTTGGTAATGGCAAAATTTGCCGTTTTTGTATTTTCCGGAGTCTTACATGAATGGATAGCAAGTTGCCTCTTTGGTATATTTGTTCCTGTTTGTTTTCTGAAAATGATCTTTGTTGCTTTTCCAGTGTGTCTTCTAAGTCTTCCTAAAACTGCAGTTttgaacttaatttttttgttctcaCTTTCATTTGGGATGAGCATTTTTTGCACGACATATAGCATTGAATATTTTGCTAAAATAAACGCCCCACTTGAGAATTATACATTTACCGATTACTTAATTCCAAGGTTTCTTTCATGTataatttcgaaataa
- the LOC138133582 gene encoding sterol O-acyltransferase 1-like isoform X1, whose product MYFYNHDKPELPVAKLTMTSKNQKNNINRPIEKQFKIRNSLLTDAFKNDNNRTVYNLFVLSFLCIYVNQAVRDYLNHGEVLADLKLFKKSLDNVQAALLTWAAHFCMTCLVYLFFKIWAETRNYLRPQYTSLWDWSWLSTTVIYYIFSFVLIAYITTAFQLAFMSTVLVTYQQTVSFLKVHSFIRNNSPKVIGHKIHSDDKLTLPKFSSYFYFLCAPTFLYRDAYPRTEKINWKQACYHLLEAIAAMFVMTFVARTLIIPSVQDFGKVEYTVEKIFLRIIQNTIGGCVYLFAGFVFFLHSTPNLVAELTTFGDRFFYDDWWTCTDYYGWFQKWNTWVKDWLYCYIFKDCRDYIFIGNLVMAKFAVFVFSGVLHEWIASCLFGIFVPVCFLKMIFVAFPVCLLSLPKTAVLNLIFLFSLSFGMSIFCTTYSIEYFAKINAPLENYTFTDYLIPRFLSCIISK is encoded by the exons ATGTACTTTTACAATCATGACAAACCAGAATTACCAGTTGCAA AACTCACAATGACGTCGAAAAATCAGAAAAACAACATAAA caGACCGATcgaaaaacaattcaaaataaGAAATTCACTATTGACCGATGCATTCAAAAACGACAATAACCGCACTGTCTATAACTTGTTCGTGTTATCGTTTCTTTGCATTTATGTAAATCAAGCAGTTCGCGATTATTTAAACCACGGAGA AGTGCTCGCCGATctgaaattgtttaaaaaaagtttggaTAATGTACAAGCTGCGTTGCTAACATGGGCCGCCCACTTTTGTATGACGTGTctggtttatttatttttcaaaatttgggcTGAAACTCGAAATTACCTAAGGC CACAATACACGTCACTCTGGGATTGGTCTTGGCTGTCCACAACAGTAATctattacattttcagtttcgTGCTGATCGCATATATAACAACAGCATTTCAGTTAGCGTTTATGTCAACTGTTCTTGTTACATATCAACAAACTGTATCGTTTTTGAAAGTCCACTCGTTCATCAGAAACAACAGTCCAAAAGTGATCGGACACAAGATTCACAGCGACGATAAACTAACTCTGCCTAAATTTTCCAGTTACTTTTATTTCCTTTGCGCACCCACCTTTCTCTACAGAGACGCTTATCCCCGTACAGAAAAAATCAACTGGAAGCAAGCTTGTTATCACCTTCTTGAGGCCATTGCAGCCATGTTCGTTATGACTTTCGTGGCGAGAACGTTAATTATTCCGTCGGTTCAGGATTTTGGTAAAGTGGAATACAccgtggaaaaaatatttttgcgtATTATCCAAAATACTATTGGTGGTTGTGTATATCTGTTTGCGGGTTTCGTTTTCTTTCTTCATAGTACTCCAAATTTAGTGGCGGAACTGACAACATTTGGAGACAGATTCTTTTATGATGATTGGTGGACTTGCACAGATTATTATGGATGGTTTCAAAAGTGGAATACATGGGTGAAAGATTGGTTGTACTGCTACATTTTTAAAGATTGTAGggattatatttttataggaAATTTGGTAATGGCAAAATTTGCCGTTTTTGTATTTTCCGGAGTCTTACATGAATGGATAGCAAGTTGCCTCTTTGGTATATTTGTTCCTGTTTGTTTTCTGAAAATGATCTTTGTTGCTTTTCCAGTGTGTCTTCTAAGTCTTCCTAAAACTGCAGTTttgaacttaatttttttgttctcaCTTTCATTTGGGATGAGCATTTTTTGCACGACATATAGCATTGAATATTTTGCTAAAATAAACGCCCCACTTGAGAATTATACATTTACCGATTACTTAATTCCAAGGTTTCTTTCATGTataatttcgaaataa
- the LOC138133582 gene encoding sterol O-acyltransferase 1-like isoform X2, which yields MYFYNHDKPELPVAKLTMTSKNQKNNIKPIEKQFKIRNSLLTDAFKNDNNRTVYNLFVLSFLCIYVNQAVRDYLNHGEVLADLKLFKKSLDNVQAALLTWAAHFCMTCLVYLFFKIWAETRNYLRPQYTSLWDWSWLSTTVIYYIFSFVLIAYITTAFQLAFMSTVLVTYQQTVSFLKVHSFIRNNSPKVIGHKIHSDDKLTLPKFSSYFYFLCAPTFLYRDAYPRTEKINWKQACYHLLEAIAAMFVMTFVARTLIIPSVQDFGKVEYTVEKIFLRIIQNTIGGCVYLFAGFVFFLHSTPNLVAELTTFGDRFFYDDWWTCTDYYGWFQKWNTWVKDWLYCYIFKDCRDYIFIGNLVMAKFAVFVFSGVLHEWIASCLFGIFVPVCFLKMIFVAFPVCLLSLPKTAVLNLIFLFSLSFGMSIFCTTYSIEYFAKINAPLENYTFTDYLIPRFLSCIISK from the exons ATGTACTTTTACAATCATGACAAACCAGAATTACCAGTTGCAA AACTCACAATGACGTCGAAAAATCAGAAAAACAACATAAA ACCGATcgaaaaacaattcaaaataaGAAATTCACTATTGACCGATGCATTCAAAAACGACAATAACCGCACTGTCTATAACTTGTTCGTGTTATCGTTTCTTTGCATTTATGTAAATCAAGCAGTTCGCGATTATTTAAACCACGGAGA AGTGCTCGCCGATctgaaattgtttaaaaaaagtttggaTAATGTACAAGCTGCGTTGCTAACATGGGCCGCCCACTTTTGTATGACGTGTctggtttatttatttttcaaaatttgggcTGAAACTCGAAATTACCTAAGGC CACAATACACGTCACTCTGGGATTGGTCTTGGCTGTCCACAACAGTAATctattacattttcagtttcgTGCTGATCGCATATATAACAACAGCATTTCAGTTAGCGTTTATGTCAACTGTTCTTGTTACATATCAACAAACTGTATCGTTTTTGAAAGTCCACTCGTTCATCAGAAACAACAGTCCAAAAGTGATCGGACACAAGATTCACAGCGACGATAAACTAACTCTGCCTAAATTTTCCAGTTACTTTTATTTCCTTTGCGCACCCACCTTTCTCTACAGAGACGCTTATCCCCGTACAGAAAAAATCAACTGGAAGCAAGCTTGTTATCACCTTCTTGAGGCCATTGCAGCCATGTTCGTTATGACTTTCGTGGCGAGAACGTTAATTATTCCGTCGGTTCAGGATTTTGGTAAAGTGGAATACAccgtggaaaaaatatttttgcgtATTATCCAAAATACTATTGGTGGTTGTGTATATCTGTTTGCGGGTTTCGTTTTCTTTCTTCATAGTACTCCAAATTTAGTGGCGGAACTGACAACATTTGGAGACAGATTCTTTTATGATGATTGGTGGACTTGCACAGATTATTATGGATGGTTTCAAAAGTGGAATACATGGGTGAAAGATTGGTTGTACTGCTACATTTTTAAAGATTGTAGggattatatttttataggaAATTTGGTAATGGCAAAATTTGCCGTTTTTGTATTTTCCGGAGTCTTACATGAATGGATAGCAAGTTGCCTCTTTGGTATATTTGTTCCTGTTTGTTTTCTGAAAATGATCTTTGTTGCTTTTCCAGTGTGTCTTCTAAGTCTTCCTAAAACTGCAGTTttgaacttaatttttttgttctcaCTTTCATTTGGGATGAGCATTTTTTGCACGACATATAGCATTGAATATTTTGCTAAAATAAACGCCCCACTTGAGAATTATACATTTACCGATTACTTAATTCCAAGGTTTCTTTCATGTataatttcgaaataa
- the LOC138133530 gene encoding protein 60A-like: MFLLNSVLVSIFTFLLMFGDSHNRRKGALYVDNGYDQTEIEDMSLEENNRMELEMLSILGLDSTPLRSRSHSNNDPIGSPTVPKFRTFNDVDNFEKLKNTDSRTKLASKFLLDLYDSLMEEDDELSRRQRALEHNLNEDEQFAIDVSDVIMTFDNIDDESTNARPEKGKRLWFDFSKLSTTGTVIGGELRVYQNKLNAQRRNKTVYTVIVYELVYKYSGESSLERISSVSTTQSFSGWLGINLTDSLISWVRLFDYSKGLYLAVHLGDKPGHEIMPEEIGISVVNNGEGTQPFMVAFLEARNEIPESRYLREISTTASTTNNRVKKNFQSMMMFDEDDSFFTSTPCRVHTLYVSFKDLGWEDWIIAPQGYSLNYCAGECIFPLSGRMNATNHALMQTVVHLMFPYKVPRPCCAPFKLAPISVLYWDNGTVVLKKYRKMAIRTCGCH, encoded by the exons atgtttttgttgaaCAGTGTAttagtttcaatttttacCTTCTTGTTGATGTTTGGTGATTCACACAATCGGCGGAAAGGAGCATTATATGTTGACAACGGTTACGATCAAACCGAAATCGAAGATATGTCCCTAGAAGAAAACAATCGAATGGAGTTGGAGATGTTGTCCATTCTAGGTCTCGACAGCACGCCTCTAAGAAGCAGGTCTCACAGCAACAACGACCCCATCGGTTCCCCTACCGTTCCCAAATTCAGGACGTTCAACGACGTcgacaattttgaaaaactgaagaaCACCGATTCGCGGACTAAACTGGCTTCGAAGTTTCTTTTAGATCTGTACGATTCTCTGATGGAAGAAGACGACGAGCTCTCGCGAAGACAAAGGGCTCTAGAGCACAATCTGAATGAGGACGAGCAATTTGCCATCGACGTTAGCGACGTAATAATGACTTTTGATAATATTG ACGACGAGTCGACCAACGCCCGTCCTGAAAAAGGCAAACGTCTGTGGttcgatttttcaaaattgtcgACTACTGGAACTGTTATAGGAGGAGAGTTGAGAGTTTATCAAAACAAACTAAACGCGCAAAGAAGGAACAAAACCGTTTACACTGTCATTGTTTATGAATTGGTCTACAAATATTCAGG GGAAAGCTCTCTGGAACGTATTTCTTCAGTCAGCACGACTCAATCTTTTAGTGGATGGTTGGGCATAAATTTGACCGATTCCTTAATCTCTTGGGTGCGTTTATTCGATTATAGCAAGGGTCTTTATCTGGCTGTACACCTGGGCGATAAGCCAG GCCACGAAATCATGCCTGAAGAGATCGGCATTTCTGTGGTAAACAATGGCGAAGGTACTCAGCCTTTTATGGTAGCCTTCCTGGAGGCCCGTAATGAAATACCTGAAAGTCGTTACCTCCGAGAGATTAGCACCACGGCCAGTACCACAAATAACCGTGTCAAAAAGAATTTCCAGTCGATGATGATGTTCGACGAAGATGACTCCTTCTTTACATCGACACCTTGTCGAGTTCATACTTTGTACGTGAGCTTCAAGGACTTGGGGTGGGAG GATTGGATTATTGCTCCTCAAGGATACTCTCTTAATTACTGCGCCGGTGAATGTATTTTTCCGCTTAGTGGACGCATGAACGCCACAAACCACGCTCTCATGCAGACTGTGGTCCATTTGATGTTTCCGTACAAAGTACCGAGACCATGTTGTGCACCTTTCAAATTGGCTCCGATTTCGGTGCTCTACTGGGACAACGGCACTGTCGTCTTGAAGAAGTACCGGAAAATGGCGATTAGGACTTGCGGTTGTCACTGA
- the LOC138132679 gene encoding protein THEM6 — protein sequence MIISISIDVDATLFYGLILAIIALIFYVCFDVHYFLTNIFLVTWCKIRRKRVKIDETTEYYGVCTTNDLDIYFEHMNNARYVRELDFARLHFYQRTGVYEYVLKAEAVVLQTACHIRYRKTIPLLTPYKITTRVMYWDEKHLYIEHQFVTLSDGFITTVIFCKQTIVGVNVIEMMNKLLEKKDETYRPEPPPELEDWIHLNEKSSARLRNGNACL from the exons ATGATAATCAGCATCAGTATCGATGTGGATGCTACTTTATTTTATGGTTTGATTTTGGCCATTATTGCCCTCATATTTTACGTATGTTTTGATGTTCACTATTTCTTAACgaatatttttcttgtgacGTGGTGTAAAATACGTCGGAAGCGTGTTAAAATTGATGAAACCACAGAATATTACG GTGTCTGTACCACAAATGACTTGGACATTTACTTTGAACATATGAACAATGCTCGCTACGTAAGGGAACTAGACTTCGCAAGGTTACATTTTTACCAAAGGACTGGTGTTTACGAGTATGTCCTTAAAGCAGAAGCTGTAGTCTTGCAAACTGCTTGCCACATTCGCTACAGAAAGACAATTCCTCTTCTCACACCTTACAAAATTACCACAAGA GTCATGTATTGGGATGAGAAGCACCTCTACATAGAGCACCAGTTTGTAACATTAAGTGACGGTTTTATAACGACCgtaattttttgcaaacaaaCAATTGTGGGAGTAAATGTTATCGAAATGATGAATAAACTGTTAGAGAAGAAAGATGAAACGTACCGACCGGAACCACCACCGGAACTTGAAGACTGGATACACTTGAATGAAAAATCTAGTGCAAGATTACGGAACGGGAATGCATGCTTATAG
- the LOC138132677 gene encoding uncharacterized protein, whose protein sequence is MEYEETDYPREDPLKNARYLIVDIFQMKLVKLLLLIALAINVILFVVQTYLFLEKFDKYYFVLYAPLYFGTFFIIIATTAVLSVSHLTPDGLKSLKLWKTDKINRNIAQRIQMESKLITNYLIASSILALISGLLHMFPTKTYKEIFFAYPIFERFVPTWQNELSWIYRTSFVLTSLTMPASCNQLVYATSHVRHQIYVLLHLAEELNVESENERIDVLVDDRQFQKNVKENLIFIFRRHNNIYTVSSDVKDGIRIFIVLFAVAGGLLGISVLLFVFMFQQSLHSDFLHIGSLGMAGVATFVAVIAAGQEFENVVNRNSLLPLHLLQVY, encoded by the exons ATGGAGTACGAAGAAACGGACTATCCAAGAG aagaTCCTTTGAAAAACGCTCGCTATCTGATTGTGGACATTTTCCAAATGAAATTGGTGAAGTTGCTACTCCTAATCGCACTTGCCATCAATGTGATCCTTTTCGTTGTACAAACATACCTCTTTCTAGAGAAATTCGACAAATACTACTTTGTTTTGTATGCTCCTTTGTACTTtggaacttttttt ATTATAATCGCAACTACTGCAGTATTGTCTGTATCACACCTTACCCCTGACGGTTTAAAATCCTTAAAGTTATGGAAAACCGACAAGATAAACAGAAATATTGCCCAGCGAATTCAAATGGAGTCAAAGTTAATAACAAACTATCTTATAGCAAGTTCTATACTGGCGTTGATATCTGGTTTGTTGCACATGTTTCCTACCAAAACGTATAAAGAAATCTTCTTCGCATATCCAATCTTTGAAAGATTTGTACCAACATGGCAAAATGAATTGTCTTGGATTTACAGAACAAGCTTTGTTTTAACAAGCTTAACGATGCCTGCAAGCTGTAATCAGCTTGTGTACGCTACAAGTCATGTTCGACATCAGATTTATGTCCTGTTACATTTAGCAGAAGAATTAAACGTGGAAAGCGAAAATGAGAGAATTGATGTGTTGGTGGATGATCGTCAATTTCAGAAGAACgttaaagaaaatttgatatttattttccGTCGTCACAATAATATATACAC GGTTTCTTCAGATGTGAAGGACGGaataagaatttttattgtccTATTTGCTGTTGCTGGAGGACTTTTAGGTATTAGCGTACttctgtttgtttttatg TTTCAGCAAAGTCTTCATTCTGACTTCTTACATATAGGTTCACTGGGAATGGCTGGTGTTGCGACATTTGTAGCCGTTATAGCAGCAGGCcaagaatttgaaaatgtggTAAACCGTAATTCATTACTACCATTACACTTGTTACAAGTATATTAA
- the Tsp5D gene encoding tetraspanin-9 — protein MSRSGYTCVRHLFCWLNVLLWITGCGVLGVGIWLRIAYEGYASLLPQYALLSADSLAIAVGTITFILSFLACCGSWFQSRCMLVTYFSLVVFMFIAEFLVGSLAFVFRVSLGHTFRQELQNGLWHHYNVTARGPNSLVTIWDNLQSEFKCCGVVSYQDWFMIDAWPNKTWVPDTCCLPSNLTEDCGKSGDANNFYSSGCYHQIHMWFVQRLHIVGVVGLVVAFIQLFGLISSMLLFCTVRHKRTSRTYKSYQTHA, from the exons ATGTCGCGCAGTGGTTACACGTGCGTGAGGCATCTATTTTGCTGGCTAAATGTACTTCTTTGG ATTACAGGTTGTGGAGTTCTGGGAGTTGGAATCTGGCTGAGGATAGCTTATGAGGGCTACGCTTCATTATTACCCCAATATGCCCTTTTAAGTGCCGACTCGTTGGCCATAGCGGTCGGCACTATTACCTTCATACTGTCATTTCTCGCGTGTTGTGGCTCCTGGTTCCAGAGCAGGTGCATGTTAGTCACA TATTTCAGTCTAGTTGTGTTCATGTTTATCGCCGAATTTCTCGTCGGCTCCTTGGCTTTTGTGTTTCGAGTCTCGTTGGGGCACACTTTTCGGCAGGAGTTGCAAAACGGACTTTGGCACCATTACAATGTGACAGCGAGGGGGCCCAACAGTTTAGTAACCATCTGGGACAACCTGCAATCAGAA ttcAAATGTTGCGGCGTCGTCAGTTACCAAGACTGGTTTATGATTGATGCTTGGCCTAACAAGACATGGGTTCCTGACACTTGTTGCCTTCCCTCGAATTTAACAGAAGACTGTGGAAAGTCAGGGGATgcgaataatttttattcctCCGGGTGTTACCATCAAATTCACATGTGGTTTGTACAGAGGCTTCACATTGTGGGCGTGGTTGGACTAGTAGTTGCGTTCATTCAG ctTTTTGGTTTAATATCGTCCATGCTGTTGTTCTGTACGGTAAGGCATAAAAGGACTTCACGGACGTACAAATCGTACCAAACTCATgcctaa
- the LOC138132680 gene encoding protein THEM6-like, which produces MVLCYIIFGFLIFILFAYSFLEIHYFLRASLCVILARISKKKTHLLSETLIKGICLTSDIDSMLTHMNNARFLRELDFAKIDFYERTGLYKCIKKHGGSLVLGASTIRYRRFIKLFNRYLITTKIVYWDEQSIYMEHRFLTPSDMFINAIVLCRTRLTNCNAENVINDLLVNYSGDDVENNKKEKPELTPDLAKWIESNEISSATLRSIK; this is translated from the exons ATGGTGTTGTGCTACATAATATTCggctttttgatttttattttgtttgcgTACTCGTTTCTCGAAATTCACTATTTTCTACGTGCCTCACTGTGCGTCATTCTGGCCAGGATATCGAAGAAGAAGACTCATCTCTTGAGCGAAACTCTAATCAAGG GAATTTGTTTAACAAGTGATATTGACTCGATGCTGACGCACATGAACAATGCGAGATTCTTGCGCGAACTCGATTTTGCTAAAATCGATTTTTACGAAAGAACAGGCCTCTACAAGTGCATCAAAAAACACGGGGGAAGTCTAGTTTTGGGTGCATCGACCATTAGATATCGACGCTTCATCAAATTGTTCAATAGATATCTAATAACCACGAAG ATCGTGTACTGGGATGAGCAGAGTATATACATGGAGCATCGCTTTCTAACCCCTTCAGATATGTTTATAAACGCTATCGTGTTGTGTCGAACGCGATTAACCAACTGCAATGCTGAAAACGTAATCAATGATCTTCTAGTCAATTATTCAGGGGACGACGTGGAGAATAACAAGAAAGAGAAACCGGAGTTGACGCCGGATTTAGCAAAATGGATAGAAAGCAACGAGATTTCGAGCGCAACTTTGAGAAGTATTAAGTAA